The sequence GCTGCGGCCGGCGTTGTTCACCAGGGCGTCGACGGGGCCGAAGCGGTCCCTGGCCTCCTGGACGAAGGCGCGTACCCGCGCGGTGTCTCTCACGTCGCAGGAGGCGCCGTCGACGTCGAGGCCGGCCTCCCGCAACTCCTTGACGGTGTGGGCGACCCGGTCGCCGTCGCGGGCGCAGACGAAGACCCGCGCACCGCCCTCGGCCAGGCTCCGGGCCACGGCGAGACCGATGCCGCTGGTGGCCCCGGTGACGATGGCGACGCGTTCTGCTCCTTGCGGCATGACGGCTCCTCAGCGGTCCCTGCGGGGTGTCTGCGACGGGTGTCGGTGGTGGATGTCCTGGATGCCCGTGGTGGATGCCCGTGGTGGATGTCCGTGGTGGGTGTCCGCGACGGGTGTCGGACGACTGCGAGGGTTTCAGCGGCCGCTCGAATCGCGCTCGACCCGCGGCCCGGCCCGGGCTCCAGTGGCCTTCCACCCGCCTGCGAGACCAGGCACGCAGCTTGGAACGACACGAACGACCGCACGATGTCAAGCGATGCCGGGTCACACGAACGGGTCAAAAAGAGACCGGGCAACACCGGGCAATACCGGGCAACACCGTTGAACGAGGAGGCCATTGATGACGGATCACGAGCCAGACGCCAAGGAGGCCGGCGCCGTGACCTTCGTGAACACCTTCACCGTGCACGCCGAACCCGAGGTGTTCGAGAAGGAGTTCGCGCGGACGTCCGAGTTCATGGCACGGCAGCCGGGCTTCGTCCGGCACACACTCTCCCGGCACGCGGAGCGGCCCGGCCAGTACGTCAACGTCGCCGAGTGGAGGGACGCCGCCTCGTTCCGCGCGGCCGTCTCGCACGCCGACTTCCAGCCGCACGCCGGTGCGCTGCGCGCCCTGAGCGAAAGTCGGCCGGAACTCTATCTGGCACGGCTGCGCCGCGACGGCGGTACGTCTCCCGAGGGCCCGGCGCTCGACGGTCCGGCGGCCGAGCGTCCAGTGGCCGACGGTCCGGCCGTCGCGGGGAGCGGGACATGACCGCCCGACGGGTGGTGATCACCGGACTCGGAGTCATCGCCCCGGGCGGCATCGGCACGAAGGCCTTCTGGGAACGCATCGTCTCCGGCGTCTCCGCGACCAGGACCATCACGGCCTTCGACCCGGCGCCGTTCCGCTCCCGGATGGCCGCCGAGTGCGACTTCGACGGAGCCCGTCACGGCCTTTCGGCCCGGGACACCGCCCGGCTGGACCGCGCCTCCCAGTTCGCCCTGGTCGCCGCCCGCGAGGCGATCGCCGACAGCGGCGTCGAGATCGACGCGAGCAACGCGCACCGGACCGGCGTCAGCCTCGGCTCCGCCGTCGGCTGCACGCTGAAACTGGAGGAGGAGTACGTCGCGCGCAGCGACGGCGGCAAGCAGTGGCTGGTCGACCACGCGGCGGGCACCCCGTACCTGTACGACTACTTCGTGCCCAGCTCGATGGCCGCGGAGGTCGCCTGGGAGGCCGGCGCAGAGGGCCCGGCCGCACTCGTCTCGGCGGGCTGCACCTCCGGCCTCGACTCCCTCGGGCACGCCGTCGAACTCATCCGTGAGGGCAGTGCCGACATCATGATCGCCGGGGGCAGCGACGCCCCCATCGCGCCGATCACCGTGGCCTGCTTCGACGCCATCAAGGCCACCTCGCCGCGCAACGACACCCCGGACCACGCCTCCAGGCCCTTCGACCGGACCCGCAGCGGCTTCGTCCTGGGCGAGGGCGCCGCGGTCCTCGTACTGGAGGAGCGGGAGTCGGCCCTGCGGCGCGGCGCGCAGGTGTACGCCGAGATCGCCGGGTTCGCCGCGCGCGCCAACGCCCACCACATGACCGGGCTGCGCCCCGACGGCCTGGAGATGGCCGCCGCCATCACCGGAGCGCTCGACGACGCCCGCATCGACCGCGAGGCCGTCGGCTACGTCAACGCGCACGGTACGGCCACCCGGCAGAACGACATCCACGAGACGGCCGCCATCAAGCACAGCCTGGGCGAGCACGCCCACCGGGTCCCGGTCAGCTCCATCAAGGCGGTCATCGGCCACTCGCTGGGTGCGGTCGGCTCCATCGAGGCCGCCGCCTCCGCCCTGGTGATCCGGCACGGCGTGATACCCCCCACCGCGGGCCTGCACGAGCCGGACCCCCAACTCGACCTCGACTACGTGCCGTTGACCGCCCGCGACCAGCCCACCGACACCGTACTGACGGTGGGCAGCGGCTTCGGCGGCTTCCAGAGCGCGATGGTGCTCACCGCATCGGAAGGCAGGCGCCCATGACCACCGTGCCCATGACCGCCGGGCCGAGGACCACGGCGTCCGGGACCGCCAGGGCCGTGGTCACCGGAGTAGGCGTGCTCGCGCCCAACGGGATCGGGGCCGAGGAGTACTGGTCGGCGACCCTGCGCGGGGAGAGCGGCATCGGTCGCATCACCCGCTTCGACCCCTCCTCGTACCCCTCCCGGCTGGCCGGCGAGATCACCGACTTCTCGGTGCGCGACCACGTCCCCAGCCGTCTCGTGCCGCAGACCGACCGCACCACGCAGTTCGCCCTCGCGGGCTCCGACCGGGCGCTCGCGGACGCCGGGCTGAGCGCCGAGAGCCTGCCCGCGGACGAGCGCGGGGTGGTGACCGCCAGCGCCTCCGGCGGGTTCGAGTTCGGCCAGCGCGAACTGGGCCACCTGTGGGGCAAGGACCCCAAGCACGTCAGCGCGTACATGTCCTTCGCCTGGTTCTACGCGGTCAACTCGGGCCAGGTGTCCATCCGGCACGATCTGCGCGGGCCCACCGGAGTCCTCGTCACCGACCAGGCGGGCGGACTCGACGCGGTCGCGCAGGCCAGGCGCCGTATCCGCAAGGGCACTCCGCTGATGCTGACGGGCGGCATGGACGCCTCGCTGTGTCCGTACGGCCTCGCCGCGCAGATCTCCGCCGGGATCCTCAGCGAGAGCGAGGACCCGACCCGCGCCTATCTGCCCTTCGACGCCGCCGCCAACGGGCATGTGCCGGGCGAGGGCGGGGCGATCCTCACCCTGGAGGACGCGGAGCGGGCCCGGCAGCGCGGGGCGCGCGTGTACGGGGAGATCAGCGGGTACGCCGCCACCTTCGACCCCCGCCCTGGCTCGGGCCGGCCGTCCAACCTGGAGCGGGCCGTCCGGGGAGCGCTGGCCGACGCCGGTCTGCGCGCCGAGGACATCGCGTTCGTCCTCGCGGACGGCGCCGGTGAACCGGAACCCGACCGCGTCGAGGCACAGGCCCTGACCGCGGTCTTCGGGCCCGGCGGTGTACCGGTCACGGTCCCCAAGACCATGACGGGACGCCTCTACTCGGGCGCCGCACCGCTGGACCTGGTCACGGCCCTGTTCGGCCTGCGGGACGGCGTGGTCCCGCCGACGGTCCACGTCGAGGAGACGACGGGCCACGACATCGACCTGGTGACCGGTGCTCCCCGCCCCGTCACGGGGGACGCCGCGCTGGTACTGGCGCGGGGCCGCGGGGGCTTCAACAGCGCCATGGTCGTACGCGGCCCGTAGCGCCTTGGCCGTACGCGGCTCGCAGCGCCTTGGTCGTACGCGGCCCGTCGGCGGCCTGAGACCCGCCCACCATCACCCCACGCATCACCACCCCACGCATCACCACCCCACGCACCACCACCCATCGAAGGAGAATGTCATGTCCGCTTTCACCACCGACGACCTGTTCAAGATCATGCGTGAGTGCGCAGGCGAGGAGGAGGCCGTCGACCTGTCGAGCGCCGCCGCGGACCAGGAGTTCGCCCTGCTCGGCTACGACTCGCTGGCCCTCATGGAGGCGATCAGCAGGGTGGAGCGCGGCTACGGGATCACGCTGCCCGAGGAGACTCTCGGCGACGCGCTGACCCCCGCGGCGTTCGTCGCCGCCGTGAACACCGCGATCGCCGACCGTATGCCCGCGGCGGGGGCCGCCTGATGACCGAGGCGGGCCCCGGCGCCCAGGGAGCTCCCGCCGCGGAGGTCCCGGCGCCGGACATCCGGATCGCGGGGTGCGCGGTCTGGCTGCCGCCCCGCACCCCGGTCGCGGACGCCGTCGCGGCCGGACTGTGCGACGAGGCCCTGGCCAGGACCACCGGCATGCTGTCGGTGGCCGTGGCGCAGGACGAGCCGGCGCCCGAGATGGCGGCCCGCGCGGCCCGGACCGCCCTTGAGCGGTCCGGCTTCCGGCGGCCCGGCTCCGACGGCGCTCCCGGCTCCGGCGATGTCTCCGGAGCCGTCGCTCCCGGCTCCGGCGACGTGTCGCTGATCCTGCACGCCAGCTTCTTCTACCAGGGCCACGACCTGTGGGCGCCCGCCTCGTACGTCCAGCGCACCGCCGTCGGCAACCAGTGCCCCGCGATCGAGGTCGGCCAGGTCTCCAACGGAGGCATGGCCGGGCTCGGGCTCGCGGTCGACCACCTGCGGGCGGGGCCGGCGGCCGGGGAGCCCGACCGGCGGGTCCTGCTGACGACCGGTGACGCCTTCCGCCCGCCCGGCTTCGACCGCTGGCGCAGCGACTCGGGCACCTTCTACGGGGACGGGGGCACCGCCCTCGTCCTGTCCTCGCGGGAGGGCTTCGCCCGGATCCGTGGCCTGGCCACCGTCTCCGTGCCGGAGCTGGAGGGGATGCACCGCGGTGACGACCCGTTCGGCCACGCCCCGTTCGGCCACCGGCCGGTCGTCGACCTGGACGCCTGCAAGAAGGACTTCCTCGCCACCCACCGGGTGCCTCAGGTGATCGCGGCGAGCGGGGCCGCGCAGGACCTGGCCGTCGAGCGGGCCCTCGCCGCCGCGGGCGTCACGCTCGCCGACGTCGACCGCTTCGTCCTTCCCCACCTGGGCCGCAAGCGGCTGCGGGCCGGGCACCTCGCCCGGTTCGGGATCGCGGAGGAGCGCACCACCTGGGAGTGGAGCCGCGGCATCGGGCACCTCGGCGCCGGCGACCAGATCGCCGGGTTCGACCACCTGGTCGGCTCCGGGAGCCTGGGCGCCGGGGACCTCGTCGTGTGGATGAGCGTGGGCGCCGGGTTCACCTACTCCTGCGCGGTCGTCGAAATGCTGGAACGCCCTCACTGGGCGGCCACGACATCCACGGCACCACCCCCGACCTCCGCAGGAGACGCCGCATGAGCGCCGAACGTCCGCTGCCCGTGGCCCTGTTGCTGCCGGGCCAGGGTTCCCAGCATCCGCGGATGGCCGCGGGCCTCTACGGGTACGAGCCGGTGTTCACCGCGGCGATGGACGAGTTCTTCGACGCGGCGGGCCCCGAGGGCGGTCCGCTGCGCGAGGACTGGCTGTCCGAACGGCCCGCCACGGAACTGGACCACGTCACCCGCTCGCAGCCGCTGCTCTTCGCCGTGGACCACGCGCTGGGCCGGCTGGTGCTCAGCTGGGGCATGCGCCCGGCCGCCCTGCTCGGGCACAGCATCGGGGAGCTGGCCTCGGCGGTGCTGGCCGGGGTGTTCAGTCCGAAGGACGCGGCGGGACTGGTGCTCGACCGGGTCGGGCGGCTGGCGAAGGCCCCGCCCGGCGGCATGCTCGCGGTCGCCGCGTCCACGGCAGAGGTGGAGCCGTACCTGAGCGGTGACGTGGTCGTCGGCGCGGTCAACGCCCCGCGCCAGACGATCCTGGCCGGCCCGGACGGCCCGCTGGACAAGGTCCGCCGCACGTTGGGGGAGGCCGGGTTCGTCTGCCGCCGGGTTCCCTCGCTCAGCGCCTTCCACAGCCCCATGCTGGAACCCGCCTGCCGGGGCGCGGCCGAACGCTTCGCCGCGGTGGCCAGGCACATGCCTTCCCCGCCGGTCCACTCCGCCTACACCGCCGCCCCGTTGACGCGGGCCGACATCGACGACCCGTCCTTCTGGGCACGGCAGCCGGTGGCGCCGGTGCTCTTCTGGCCCGCGCTGGAAGGGCTGTTGGCGACGGGCGACCATCTGCTGGTGGAGGTGGGTCCTGGACAGGGGCTGTCCCAGGTGGCCCGCCGTCACCCGGCCGTGCGGCGGGGCACCAGCGCCGTGGTGTCACTGCTGCCGGCCCGGCCGGGCCCACCGGAGGCGGACCGGGCCGCG is a genomic window of Streptomyces sp. NBC_00414 containing:
- a CDS encoding antibiotic biosynthesis monooxygenase family protein, translated to MTDHEPDAKEAGAVTFVNTFTVHAEPEVFEKEFARTSEFMARQPGFVRHTLSRHAERPGQYVNVAEWRDAASFRAAVSHADFQPHAGALRALSESRPELYLARLRRDGGTSPEGPALDGPAAERPVADGPAVAGSGT
- a CDS encoding beta-ketoacyl-[acyl-carrier-protein] synthase family protein, which codes for MTARRVVITGLGVIAPGGIGTKAFWERIVSGVSATRTITAFDPAPFRSRMAAECDFDGARHGLSARDTARLDRASQFALVAAREAIADSGVEIDASNAHRTGVSLGSAVGCTLKLEEEYVARSDGGKQWLVDHAAGTPYLYDYFVPSSMAAEVAWEAGAEGPAALVSAGCTSGLDSLGHAVELIREGSADIMIAGGSDAPIAPITVACFDAIKATSPRNDTPDHASRPFDRTRSGFVLGEGAAVLVLEERESALRRGAQVYAEIAGFAARANAHHMTGLRPDGLEMAAAITGALDDARIDREAVGYVNAHGTATRQNDIHETAAIKHSLGEHAHRVPVSSIKAVIGHSLGAVGSIEAAASALVIRHGVIPPTAGLHEPDPQLDLDYVPLTARDQPTDTVLTVGSGFGGFQSAMVLTASEGRRP
- a CDS encoding ketosynthase chain-length factor, coding for MTTVPMTAGPRTTASGTARAVVTGVGVLAPNGIGAEEYWSATLRGESGIGRITRFDPSSYPSRLAGEITDFSVRDHVPSRLVPQTDRTTQFALAGSDRALADAGLSAESLPADERGVVTASASGGFEFGQRELGHLWGKDPKHVSAYMSFAWFYAVNSGQVSIRHDLRGPTGVLVTDQAGGLDAVAQARRRIRKGTPLMLTGGMDASLCPYGLAAQISAGILSESEDPTRAYLPFDAAANGHVPGEGGAILTLEDAERARQRGARVYGEISGYAATFDPRPGSGRPSNLERAVRGALADAGLRAEDIAFVLADGAGEPEPDRVEAQALTAVFGPGGVPVTVPKTMTGRLYSGAAPLDLVTALFGLRDGVVPPTVHVEETTGHDIDLVTGAPRPVTGDAALVLARGRGGFNSAMVVRGP
- a CDS encoding acyl carrier protein — protein: MSAFTTDDLFKIMRECAGEEEAVDLSSAAADQEFALLGYDSLALMEAISRVERGYGITLPEETLGDALTPAAFVAAVNTAIADRMPAAGAA
- a CDS encoding ketoacyl-ACP synthase III family protein, which translates into the protein MTEAGPGAQGAPAAEVPAPDIRIAGCAVWLPPRTPVADAVAAGLCDEALARTTGMLSVAVAQDEPAPEMAARAARTALERSGFRRPGSDGAPGSGDVSGAVAPGSGDVSLILHASFFYQGHDLWAPASYVQRTAVGNQCPAIEVGQVSNGGMAGLGLAVDHLRAGPAAGEPDRRVLLTTGDAFRPPGFDRWRSDSGTFYGDGGTALVLSSREGFARIRGLATVSVPELEGMHRGDDPFGHAPFGHRPVVDLDACKKDFLATHRVPQVIAASGAAQDLAVERALAAAGVTLADVDRFVLPHLGRKRLRAGHLARFGIAEERTTWEWSRGIGHLGAGDQIAGFDHLVGSGSLGAGDLVVWMSVGAGFTYSCAVVEMLERPHWAATTSTAPPPTSAGDAA
- a CDS encoding acyltransferase domain-containing protein — translated: MSAERPLPVALLLPGQGSQHPRMAAGLYGYEPVFTAAMDEFFDAAGPEGGPLREDWLSERPATELDHVTRSQPLLFAVDHALGRLVLSWGMRPAALLGHSIGELASAVLAGVFSPKDAAGLVLDRVGRLAKAPPGGMLAVAASTAEVEPYLSGDVVVGAVNAPRQTILAGPDGPLDKVRRTLGEAGFVCRRVPSLSAFHSPMLEPACRGAAERFAAVARHMPSPPVHSAYTAAPLTRADIDDPSFWARQPVAPVLFWPALEGLLATGDHLLVEVGPGQGLSQVARRHPAVRRGTSAVVSLLPARPGPPEADRAAVADAAARLTAAGHAVTAASHDGRVAGHIMAPGHPTGRTTTALDDPHRAARA